The DNA sequence GTTTGGGTTCACGATCTCTAACCCAGAATaaaacctgctccggagcagttACCATGGTGATGAAACCAACCCATGTTTTTGAGGGAGTTTGCTCAAACTAAACGCGAACTTACCTGGGTAAAAACTGAAAGCGGCTTCGTGCTACAGGCCACACAAATCGGATATGAACAGTTGCAATACACTGTGTGGACACAGTCTGTCATTCAAATCAGATTTCATCCGGATAAGCACAAAatcggatttgggctgacagtctgaacgaggctAAAATCTCTGGTGCGTCTCAATCAGCTCCAGGTTCAATAGTCTGCACAGGTGTGGTTTACAAGGCATTTATTCATAGAATAAAAACATCTGCAGCTGGTTTGTTAAAGTTGTCATTACATGTGTTTCGAGCAGCAGAGGTCGTCAGTGTGCGGCGAAtgaaacactgaatcattttgCGGTGCATTTGGTTCAATTCACTGGAAGTTTCCAAAAGCTCAGTTTCTCCATCTCTACTCACCAGAGACTCGACTCGTGTTTACTATCAACTCATTCACCAAATGAGACGCGTCTGTGGATGGGCTTTAATCACATAAGTACGGCTGAAACATGTCAGATAAAGCGTCGCGATGTTACATGCAATAATAATTAAGCTATTTTACATCACttcttaaaaacaataatagccCGTACGGGTTGCATtgatttaaacactttaaatgcTTAAAAGCACAAACCTGTCTTCAGCCGAATCACAACAGATGCAGCAGCCGTATGACGTCACAGCGAcacgccaaaataaaagtcccgcaGTGCATTGAAATGTCCATAGAATAAAACACACATTCTGTGTTGACAAAATGAAAAgcatatatgaaaataataggCAGTTTCTGTCTCACTTTTcaattgtttaataattgttcaATAACTGGTGTTTGAGATAAACAAAAAAGTGCAACAGTACTGAAGTAACCAATATAACACATTACAAGAATGTAAGTAAACTTGTAAATCATAGTGTTTTTTACAACACTAACATCAATCAGTACTGTTATTTCAATGTATGTTACATCTTATACATGGATGCACAGACCTgctgcaaaaaagaaaaagccttTAAACTCTGCTGTTAAGACAGTAATCTTgttgtatgtaatattatatcCCTAACTACAAATAATCATGATCcaacaattgtttttaaaaatccttGTGTCGTGAACAGATCCAGGATAACCAATTAAACCATTTATGGAACGCCCTGTATCATCAAATATAGCCTGCATTTGGATTGAATGAAACGGTTTGTAATTAAAATAGTCTTCCTTGTGTGTATTTGGTGGTTTTATCCAAATTTTGCACCCATCAATGGCACCTTTACTGAAGGCATCATGCTGTGCCAAACGCGCAAAGCCTTTACCCTCCCtcactgtttttttaattgagcAGTGATCTTGTGGACATGAAAACAGACTGTTGACTTAGGCATGCAGAACCTCCAAGGTCCGTCCCCAACCATGGTCCCCCGTTTGCATTAGCTGGATCAAATTGCTCATTGATGTCAGAAAAAGATGGAAATTCGAATGTCAGCATGTTCATCTAGATAGAGCTGAATAAGATGTTTTGCATATTTTGGTGCTGTTACCTAAATTCACAAGACAcacttattaattattaattaactgtCATTGTGATTtgcttttttcaaataattaagtttttgtctaagaataataaaatgaaataaataaaaattaacaaatttaaatataatatacatttaaatccTTCAGTTATTAAATCTTCCGTTTATTGTTCTCAGATGGACAAAAACCTAAACCGCGCTTcccagaaaatatattaatcatattttatatatatatatatatacacatacatgcatatatatatacacacacacacattcatgctGTTAGACATCCTGAAGTTTGCCTTGTCAGAGTTTTTCAGTATAGAGAATGGGAATGTGTCGTCACAGCGGCACTGCATTCTGGGAATTCAGGACACAGGAGCTACAGCAGAGACTGGATAGTAGCGAATgttgacattttattattattatacgtTTATAATATtctacttaaagggatagttcacccaaaaatgaaaattctgtaattactcaccctcatgtcattctaaacctgtaagacctaCAAGTTatgccttttattgtggccagcctaaggcacacctgtgcaataatcatgctgtctaatcagcatcttgatatgccacacctgtgaggtggatggagtatctcggcaaaggagaagtgctcactaacaaagatttagacagatttgtgaacaatatttgagaaaaataggtcttttgtgtacatagaaaaagccttagatctttgagttcagctcatgaaaaataggGGCAAAAGCAAAAGTGTTGCGTCTATAATTTTGTtcggtgtgtgtatatatacatatatatatatatataaaggaaaTATATCGGCTATCGGCCACGAGTTGAAAAATAttggcaaaaatccaatattgtgcatccctatgCACAACCATACAATTTTTGAAACTTGTtgaaatttcatggcatcactAGTATTTTCTGGTCCAATTTAAAATTGCAGAGCCATTTAAAACTTTTCACACACATAAGAATAGGGTCTCATATCTGCATGATTTTCAGGTGTATCTGTATGATgataaattttatttcacaagAAATTTGCCTTTCTCCAGACTGAATGTGCAGATGATTCTTGAAATTGCTCCATTTTTTAAACCAATTGCCACTGAGGAAACACTAGACTTCCTTTCCAGAGTGAGTTAGCAGATGACGTTTCAGGTCTCTCTGATATGTGAAACTCTCGTCACACTCAAGACACATGTAAggtctctctccagtgtgaacccTCATGTGAGTCTGAAAGTTTCCTATAAACctgaagctctttccacactcagggcaggtgaaaggcttctctccagtgtgaattctcatgtgaacACCAAGGTTTGTATTGTTTGAGCAAGTCTTTCCACATTGAAGACACAtgtatggtttctctccagtgtgagttATCACATGATTCGTAAGGTTTTGGCTGTCTGAGAAACTCATTCCACACTGATGACACATAAAACTGCTCTCTCTTAAGTGAACTTTCATGTGCTTTTTAAGGGTTATCTTATGTCGAAAGCTccttccacactgatcacatgtaaATGGCGTCTCACCGGTGTGACTGTTCATGTGATACTTAAGGTTTAGTTTTGTTGTAAAGCTTCTTTCACACAGTTTGCaggtgtaaggcttctctccagtgtgaactctcatgtgccTGTTAAAGCTTCCTTGCTGGGTGAAACagtttccacactgagggcacATGTAGGGCTTTTCTCTAGTATGAATGCTCATGTGGCCTTTAAGGGTTCCTTTTTTAGTGAAACACTTTCCACACTGCTGGCaggtgtaaggcttctctccagtgtgaatgtCAATGTGGAGTTTCAGGTTTCCTTTTGTAGAGAAACACTTTTcgcactgttggcaggtgaaatTACTTTTTTGTGAGGATGTCGTTTCAGATTTTTCTTCAGTTACGATATCATGatctttttcttccatttcATCCAGtacttcactctcctctttcagTGACATCAGTTCTAaggtgtaaaaaacaaaaaaaacaaggcaAATACAAATTAACCCGTTTAATGGGCACAAAGCAACATAcatataaaacatcaaaaacatGCATATATGCTGGATTCCATACCCACCAAGCTACTGAAAAAGTTGTAAACTGTAATTTGAGAACCTCTTGTCAATATTGTTATTGCTTTGCTTTCTTTAGGATGTACAGAAATGTTTCATGCTGGCAGTTatcagaaaaaacaaacaaacactcaaaTCTTTCAACAACAGACTATAACATTCTCTTAGATAGCTTGTTTTGGCAGAGTTTAAGTCCCGTCTATCTGACTGCTACCACATAGCTTGTGTAAATGAAGAGACATCTCATCAAATACAAGTATGGAGTGCTGCAGGGCTCAGTATTAGGTCCTCTGCTTTTCTCCAGAAAAATTATTAGGTCAAAACTATGAATTAAAAGTGGGGTAAATTAacttcagaaagatggcagcatcattattttatttttacacagagattgatAAATTTATTAGCAAAATTTTTGCCAATGGTAAAATTTGGGGGAAAAATTGCTCAAAGACGAATCCCCTTCGATTATGAACGCGGTTtagcgtagcttgtcagtgaactacagctgtgtattaactgccgctccatctgaaagcaggtgatggcgatttactgctaatcacgaaaccggctttactgacgagatgcgcatgataatcgaatacgattaattgcacagccctactaTGCAGTGAGTTTAATTATAAAGCCCTCAATTAAATGGAATCCACTATGGAGTTGATCTAATATGAGTAGGGCTGTGACagtatgggatttttttttcttaccgtGGTGAAGAAGCAACAAATCCCGCGATTTGGTGGTTAAtcactttgttgtttttttcgaTGTCTTTTTTGggggtgtaacgatacacgTATCCATATTGAACGAGGCTTTCGGTTCGGTACGCATTACAAACCGAACGATTAGTTGGACTAATcctattacattttagaaaataaaagagATTAAATTTCTCAGTGCCACTGTGCTCAACAAGGTAGCTTAAATGCCGTAACAGGTTATGTCTGCCTGTCCCACCCCCAATGAAAAACACATTACTCCAGTAGGGTTGTGACAGTGAGGTAGTTCGTTAGGTTTCCTTCTTTTCCTCGCTTTTACATAGCTTGTAAATGCCTGTGCGCATTTTACATTCACTTTCAAATTAGCGTCAATTCGCCATCAATTAATTGAACTGACAACAAAACAGTATGACAAACTCACTTATATTGAACATTTATGTTTGTAACagcaaattattaatattatttaactatTAATTAGGCTACAATTATAATAACTAG is a window from the Onychostoma macrolepis isolate SWU-2019 chromosome 03, ASM1243209v1, whole genome shotgun sequence genome containing:
- the LOC131537764 gene encoding gastrula zinc finger protein XlCGF8.2DB-like, with the protein product MESIKEESEDLKIEDAVTVKQEDAEEQTELMSLKEESEVLDEMEEKDHDIVTEEKSETTSSQKSNFTCQQCEKCFSTKGNLKLHIDIHTGEKPYTCQQCGKCFTKKGTLKGHMSIHTREKPYMCPQCGNCFTQQGSFNRHMRVHTGEKPYTCKLCERSFTTKLNLKYHMNSHTGETPFTCDQCGRSFRHKITLKKHMKVHLRESSFMCHQCGMSFSDSQNLTNHVITHTGEKPYMCLQCGKTCSNNTNLGVHMRIHTGEKPFTCPECGKSFRFIGNFQTHMRVHTGERPYMCLECDESFTYQRDLKRHLLTHSGKEV